One Gossypium hirsutum isolate 1008001.06 chromosome A11, Gossypium_hirsutum_v2.1, whole genome shotgun sequence genomic window carries:
- the LOC107924460 gene encoding 14 kDa proline-rich protein DC2.15: MASKRSASMVLLLALNILFFSLVSACGSCSSPTPKPRPNPNPNTPTPTPSARGRCPRDALKLGVCANVLNLVNVTIGSPPVMPCCSLLNGLVDLEAAACLCTAIRANILGINLNIPVSLSLLLNVCSRNVPTGFQC; this comes from the coding sequence ATGGCTTCTAAAAGATCAGCTTCCATGGTCCTCCTTTTGGCACTCAACATTCTCTTTTTTTCCCTAGTCAGTGCTTGTGGCTCTTGCTCTTCACCCACCCCTAAACCAAGGCCAAACCCAAACCCCAACACCCCCACTCCTACTCCATCTGCACGAGGCAGGTGCCCTAGGGATGCCCTCAAATTAGGTGTATGTGCCAATGTGCTTAACCTAGTCAATGTCACCATTGGTTCACCCCCAGTGATGCCATGCTGTTCCCTTCTCAATGGCCTTGTCGACCTCGAAGCCGCTGCATGCCTTTGCACCGCTATCAGAGCTAACATTTTAGGCATCAACCTTAACATCCCAGTTTCCCTTAGCTTGCTCCTCAACGTTTGTTCAAGGAACGTTCCTACTGGCTTCCAATGCTAA
- the LOC107924461 gene encoding 14 kDa proline-rich protein DC2.15 yields the protein MDSKRSASTALLLALNILFFSLVSANCGSCSSSGSNPRPTPTPTPSARGRCPRDALKLGVCANVLNLVNVTVGSPPVMPCCSLLNGLVDLEAAACLCTAIRANILGINLNIPVSLSLLLNVCSRNVPTGFQC from the coding sequence ATGGATTCAAAAAGATCAGCTTCCACAGCCCTCCTTTTAGCCCTCAACATTCTCTTCTTTTCCCTAGTCAGTGCTAATTGTGGATCTTGTTCTTCTTCTGGCTCTAACCCAAGGCCAACTCCCACCCCTACTCCATCTGCACGAGGTAGGTGCCCTAGGGATGCCCTCAAATTAGGTGTATGTGCCAATGTGCTTAACTTAGTCAATGTCACCGTTGGTTCACCCCCGGTGATGCCATGTTGTTCCCTTCTCAACGGTCTTGTGGACCTCGAAGCCGCTGCTTGCCTTTGCACCGCTATCAGAGCTAACATCTTAGGCATCAACCTTAACATCCCAGTTTCCCTTAGCTTGCTTCTCAACGTTTGCTCAAGGAATGTTCCTACTGGTTTCCAATGCTAA
- the LOC107923787 gene encoding 14 kDa proline-rich protein DC2.15 — translation MASKRSTSMALFLALNILFFSLVSATCRSCSSSGSNLTPTPTPSARGRCPRDALKLGVCANVLSIVNVTVGSPPVMPCCSLLNGLIDLEAAACLCTAIRANFLGLNLNVPVSLSLLLNVCSRNVPSGFQC, via the coding sequence ATGGCTTCAAAAAGATCAACTTCCATGGCCCTCTTTTTAGCACTCAacattcttttcttttccctaGTCAGTGCTACTTGTCGATCTTGCTCTTCTTCCGGCTCTAATCTCACCCCCACCCCCACTCCATCTGCACGAGGAAGGTGCCCCCGGGATGCTCTTAAATTAGGTGTATGTGCCAATGTGCTTAGCATAGTCAATGTCACTGTTGGTTCACCCCCAGTGATGCCATGTTGTTCCCTTCTCAATGGCCTCATTGACCTTGAAGCTGCCGCTTGCCTTTGCACCGCTATCAGAGCTAACTTCTTAGGCCTCAACCTTAATGTCCCAGTTTCCCTCAGCTTGCTTCTCAACGTTTGCTCAAGGAATGTTCCTTCTGGCTTCCAATGCTAA